One genomic segment of Desulfocapsa sulfexigens DSM 10523 includes these proteins:
- a CDS encoding metallophosphoesterase family protein: MKILSVSDKVEKQLLTRGNTLLPAHPDIILACGDLPPEYLTELREFYSVPLYYIEGNHDIRYDDSPPLGCTNIHAQIITEQGIRIMGLSGSRWYNGGKNQYTEPEMKKTIRSLWFQLLQVNRMDIIITHAPPRFINDKEDPCHKGFRSFSSLIKKHKPVWFVHGHIHSFFKTPADRLTQVCETKVLNCYGFFFFETELVEEQAKS; the protein is encoded by the coding sequence ATGAAAATTCTTTCGGTATCTGACAAGGTTGAAAAGCAACTGCTTACCAGAGGGAACACCCTCCTTCCTGCTCATCCTGATATCATCCTGGCCTGTGGAGATCTTCCACCCGAATACCTAACCGAGTTGAGAGAATTCTACAGTGTTCCCCTCTATTATATTGAAGGGAATCATGACATTCGCTACGATGATTCCCCACCACTCGGCTGTACAAATATCCATGCACAAATTATTACTGAACAGGGAATACGGATAATGGGCCTCAGTGGTTCCCGCTGGTACAATGGCGGCAAAAACCAGTACACTGAACCGGAAATGAAAAAAACAATTCGCAGCCTCTGGTTTCAACTATTACAAGTGAACAGGATGGACATCATCATCACACATGCACCACCACGATTCATCAACGATAAGGAAGACCCCTGCCATAAAGGTTTCAGGAGTTTCAGCTCTCTGATCAAAAAACATAAGCCGGTCTGGTTTGTCCACGGCCACATACATTCATTTTTCAAAACTCCTGCCGACCGCCTCACCCAGGTCTGCGAAACAAAGGTACTCAACTGCTATGGATTTTTTTTCTTTGAAACAGAACTGGTGGAAGAACAGGCAAAAAGCTAG
- a CDS encoding Lrp/AsnC ligand binding domain-containing protein produces the protein MKQNWWKNRQKASRTPEDSIFPTRETDFDQVRKNEKAYETVKRGTATVPLDKIKGSVGRYSDFDKQFRLKGAGSEERLTSLIQAMQEGRPIPPVSLYQIKDNFYIVDGHHRVTAARKLGQSHIQSKILELLPSNESVENRLYLEKIEFRDRVGIPKVIDFTEPGQSEYLLEQVTMHQSFLAEENREAVSLEEAGADWYRSIYLPLRTLIKNSGLLRSFPDRTMDDLYLYISTHQWQKRSEREYGIGVDELIPRDMEAFRRKMARSRPGEYPEMKRDITIFILVNVDGTQEQQLLDKLFALPEVVELHSVHGSIDLVIKATLSRDILASDAEVISQFTHSSLRRMKGVVSTQTLIPGLSLIKPQY, from the coding sequence TTGAAACAGAACTGGTGGAAGAACAGGCAAAAAGCTAGTCGTACCCCTGAAGACAGTATTTTTCCTACCCGGGAAACAGACTTCGATCAGGTTCGGAAGAATGAAAAAGCGTACGAAACTGTTAAACGGGGTACAGCCACTGTCCCGCTCGACAAAATTAAGGGATCGGTGGGCCGGTATAGCGATTTTGACAAGCAATTCCGTCTTAAAGGGGCCGGCTCCGAAGAACGATTAACATCCCTAATCCAGGCCATGCAGGAAGGACGACCCATCCCGCCCGTTTCACTCTATCAGATCAAGGACAATTTCTACATAGTTGATGGACATCACCGGGTTACAGCCGCACGAAAGCTGGGCCAAAGCCACATCCAATCTAAAATACTGGAACTGCTCCCTTCCAATGAGAGCGTTGAAAACAGATTATATCTGGAGAAAATCGAATTTAGAGACAGGGTGGGTATTCCAAAAGTTATTGATTTTACTGAACCGGGTCAGAGTGAATATCTGCTCGAGCAGGTAACCATGCATCAAAGTTTCCTTGCTGAGGAAAACCGCGAGGCAGTGAGCCTTGAAGAGGCCGGAGCAGACTGGTACCGCTCAATCTATCTGCCACTTCGGACTCTCATTAAGAACAGCGGCCTGCTTCGCTCCTTTCCGGACAGAACAATGGATGATCTTTACCTCTATATCTCCACCCATCAATGGCAAAAACGATCGGAAAGAGAATATGGTATAGGGGTGGACGAACTCATTCCACGTGACATGGAAGCTTTTCGCAGAAAAATGGCGAGAAGCAGACCGGGCGAATATCCGGAGATGAAAAGGGACATCACAATTTTCATCCTTGTTAACGTTGACGGGACCCAGGAACAACAACTCCTCGACAAACTCTTTGCTCTTCCGGAGGTTGTTGAACTGCACTCGGTTCACGGCTCAATTGATCTGGTCATCAAGGCCACCCTGAGTCGGGATATCCTTGCCTCCGATGCCGAGGTTATCTCTCAGTTCACCCATTCTTCCCTGCGTCGCATGAAAGGAGTGGTCTCCACCCAAACGCTTATACCCGGACTTTCATTGATCAAACCACAGTATTGA
- a CDS encoding DUF362 domain-containing protein, whose protein sequence is MHPFIKIPVCLTSCSSYEAPFLQAAIQEQLDILGVPSTLSAKKVLLKPNLISAGVPALACSSPLFTAAVAACFSSRGAKVLLGDSPAFGSAAQVLKRQGFASVFFGGTVEHIDFRTRVVKMLDCGIRVCVAGEALGCDYFVNLPRVKAHDQMRVTMAVKNVFGIVLGARKAWLHMRHGESHEMFAKMILDLQKILPPALVVADGIEVMTRRGPVHGDSLSLGCLGASKSAVALDRAMIEVLGVNKECVPLAVAAEAEAIAGSRIEDLEFPQCTPDMFAGSGFRVPEELSPVRFLHIRYVRGCLKRIFSA, encoded by the coding sequence ATGCATCCATTTATAAAGATACCTGTTTGCTTAACCAGCTGTTCTTCCTATGAGGCCCCGTTTCTGCAGGCAGCCATACAGGAGCAACTCGATATTCTTGGAGTTCCGTCCACCCTTTCTGCAAAAAAGGTTCTTTTAAAACCCAATCTGATCAGTGCCGGAGTTCCAGCACTTGCCTGTTCCAGTCCACTCTTCACAGCAGCTGTTGCTGCCTGTTTTTCTTCCAGGGGGGCAAAGGTTCTGCTTGGCGATTCACCAGCTTTCGGGTCAGCGGCCCAGGTTTTGAAGCGGCAGGGATTTGCCTCTGTATTTTTCGGAGGAACGGTGGAGCACATTGACTTTCGTACTCGGGTGGTCAAAATGCTTGATTGTGGAATCAGGGTTTGCGTGGCAGGCGAGGCGCTTGGTTGTGATTACTTTGTCAATCTCCCTCGCGTTAAGGCACATGATCAAATGAGGGTCACCATGGCTGTTAAAAATGTTTTTGGTATTGTACTCGGTGCACGAAAGGCATGGCTTCATATGCGTCATGGCGAGTCTCATGAAATGTTTGCCAAGATGATTCTTGATCTTCAGAAAATTCTTCCACCTGCTCTTGTTGTTGCTGATGGCATTGAGGTGATGACACGGCGAGGTCCGGTGCATGGAGATTCGCTCAGTCTCGGCTGCCTTGGAGCATCGAAGAGTGCGGTGGCACTTGACCGGGCCATGATTGAAGTGCTTGGGGTCAATAAGGAATGTGTCCCTCTTGCAGTTGCTGCAGAGGCAGAGGCTATTGCAGGTTCCCGTATAGAAGACCTTGAATTCCCGCAATGTACTCCAGATATGTTTGCTGGTTCAGGCTTCAGGGTTCCTGAAGAACTCAGTCCTGTACGTTTTCTCCATATTCGTTATGTACGGGGATGTCTGAAAAGGATTTTTTCAGCATAG
- a CDS encoding ATP-binding protein, translating into MTSIYVFLTIIFLGVFVIGFLSFRLRKEIKKNTSPSPTSSNTNEIFLIQDTCFQSPHEAIALFDGNGLLVLSNSTFQKTFPRPEKTDHKIEIYDYFPEHMRSMLQKGLTECQLNKKDVEQEFFLEDRRYTFTFCPANQKNETHAKIFLFCKELPSQRLMPRYTSPDDMIWRTILKLTNPSALHSDWHTCFNRVLPDMCKALEADELFLLDNSLTAGTPLSRHGRNQTNASKHDWILSVPVWMNMLKKGQTIQNFAEHFDPEEQTILQQEGIKTLLLIPLIVENELLGLIGLTRTQKASLFHQQQINSLLFISDILTMAISNQQDRLERDRLVTVVEQSSDCIIIINKSGSVLYANPACKTVTGFSPQDITGHSIKRLHTPAIRRKLWGEIKNALATGKSWSGQFDNYRKDKTLYQEEMLLSPVLDHEGRVANQVIVKRDITEDKRLESIAEAANLMDNIGFIFSSIRHELGNPINAIKVSLSVLESNLEMYDTEAISRFIHRGLSDIGRVEYLLKTLRNFSIFERPDLKETDMRALLDKLIHLTEKDLAKQYVMLAIRHPEKPLTGMVDPRAFLQVLLNLTTNAVAALAECDNKTITISLIQKHKNQITFIFEDNGCGMDEETVRNLFRPFFTTKAEGTGLGLVIVKKMLSKMNCSITASSQKGKGTRMEIIIPTA; encoded by the coding sequence ATGACATCTATCTACGTATTCCTCACTATTATTTTCCTTGGAGTGTTTGTTATCGGATTCCTGTCCTTTCGCCTCCGAAAAGAAATCAAAAAGAACACCTCCCCCTCTCCCACCAGCAGTAACACCAACGAAATTTTTCTTATCCAGGACACCTGTTTTCAATCACCTCACGAGGCAATAGCACTCTTTGACGGCAATGGTTTGCTCGTTCTTTCAAACAGCACCTTCCAAAAAACCTTCCCCAGGCCTGAAAAAACCGATCATAAAATTGAAATATATGACTATTTCCCAGAACACATGCGCTCCATGCTGCAGAAAGGGCTAACCGAATGTCAATTAAACAAAAAGGACGTTGAGCAGGAGTTTTTCCTGGAAGACAGGCGGTACACATTCACCTTTTGCCCTGCGAACCAGAAAAATGAGACACATGCGAAAATTTTTCTTTTCTGCAAAGAACTCCCTTCCCAGCGACTCATGCCTCGCTACACATCACCAGATGATATGATTTGGAGGACAATCCTCAAACTCACCAATCCAAGTGCACTGCATTCAGACTGGCATACCTGTTTCAATAGGGTTCTCCCCGATATGTGCAAAGCGCTGGAGGCAGACGAGCTTTTTCTCCTCGACAACAGTCTGACAGCGGGAACACCATTATCACGACATGGCAGAAACCAGACCAATGCCTCTAAACATGACTGGATCCTCTCCGTTCCTGTTTGGATGAACATGCTCAAAAAAGGGCAAACCATCCAGAACTTCGCTGAACATTTTGACCCCGAGGAACAGACAATCCTGCAACAGGAGGGAATAAAGACCCTTCTGCTCATTCCTCTCATTGTAGAAAACGAACTGCTGGGCCTCATCGGACTTACCAGAACACAAAAGGCCAGCCTGTTCCACCAGCAGCAGATAAACAGCCTGTTATTCATCTCCGATATCCTGACCATGGCCATCAGCAATCAGCAGGACCGCCTGGAGCGGGATCGCCTGGTTACTGTGGTGGAACAGTCCTCGGACTGTATAATTATTATCAACAAAAGTGGTTCAGTTCTTTACGCGAATCCAGCATGTAAGACGGTTACTGGGTTTTCTCCACAAGATATAACAGGTCACTCCATTAAACGTCTCCATACTCCTGCCATCCGCAGGAAATTGTGGGGTGAAATCAAAAATGCGCTTGCAACGGGAAAATCATGGAGCGGACAGTTTGACAACTACCGAAAAGACAAGACCCTCTACCAGGAAGAAATGCTTCTTTCACCTGTTCTTGATCATGAGGGCAGGGTTGCAAATCAGGTGATAGTCAAACGTGACATAACCGAAGACAAACGCCTGGAATCCATCGCAGAAGCAGCAAACCTGATGGACAATATCGGCTTTATTTTTTCCAGTATCCGCCACGAACTGGGTAACCCGATCAACGCAATAAAGGTTTCTCTTTCTGTCCTGGAATCTAATCTGGAAATGTACGACACAGAAGCCATCAGCCGTTTTATCCACCGTGGTCTGTCCGATATCGGCAGAGTCGAATATTTACTCAAAACCCTTCGGAACTTTTCGATTTTTGAACGACCTGACCTTAAAGAGACTGACATGCGGGCTCTGCTTGACAAGCTCATTCATCTTACAGAAAAAGACCTCGCAAAACAGTATGTTATGCTGGCAATACGACATCCCGAGAAGCCACTGACAGGGATGGTAGACCCACGAGCATTTCTCCAGGTCCTGCTCAATCTGACCACCAACGCCGTTGCCGCACTCGCTGAATGTGACAACAAAACAATCACCATATCCCTGATACAAAAGCACAAAAATCAGATTACTTTCATATTTGAAGATAATGGCTGCGGCATGGATGAAGAGACAGTAAGAAATTTATTCCGTCCATTTTTCACAACGAAAGCGGAGGGGACCGGTCTGGGACTGGTTATCGTCAAAAAAATGCTCTCAAAAATGAACTGTTCAATTACCGCAAGTTCTCAAAAGGGTAAAGGAACCAGAATGGAAATTATCATTCCAACGGCATGA
- a CDS encoding response regulator, which translates to MKKVLIVDDDESFLHGLIDGFKAYEDKFSITTAGDGIEALTALREQEISLVLTDLKMPRMDGFELVAHLSSNYSDIPVIVMTAFGTPDMEDNLRDMGTFQYIEKPIDFGMLVEKILKGLAGPSKGYITGVSLSSFLQLLELDKKSCTLTIHAGSKKGVMYFRDGDLLDATAMNLNGSEAAYAIVSWKNVEIEIDNNCPVTDNKITESLGFILLEGCRRKDESNAAKTQRPGRGADLGNLDSLNMEDLDLNLSVAPSSQSPKTSPPSQPSAPANPVLAQFISMLSSFPEIISCTISSKDGNVLHQAGKQGNNTANFTTYVAVAAEQIEIAIGASGRQYAIFTLQDDSKLLVLCGQDVIVGLKVGSSAFPETIATGLRPVLSRIRLSA; encoded by the coding sequence ATGAAAAAAGTTTTAATTGTTGATGACGACGAAAGTTTTCTTCACGGTCTCATTGACGGATTTAAGGCCTATGAGGACAAGTTTTCCATCACCACTGCCGGCGATGGTATCGAAGCATTAACAGCCCTTCGGGAACAGGAGATCAGTCTGGTACTGACCGACCTCAAAATGCCCCGGATGGATGGTTTTGAGCTGGTTGCTCACCTGAGCAGTAATTACTCTGACATTCCAGTTATTGTTATGACCGCATTTGGCACCCCGGACATGGAAGATAATCTTCGTGATATGGGAACATTTCAATATATTGAAAAGCCCATAGACTTCGGAATGCTGGTTGAAAAGATTCTTAAAGGTCTTGCCGGTCCCTCAAAGGGATACATCACCGGCGTATCTCTCTCTTCCTTTCTCCAGCTTCTTGAACTCGACAAAAAATCATGTACCCTCACCATCCATGCAGGAAGCAAAAAAGGGGTCATGTATTTCAGAGACGGAGATCTTCTCGATGCCACTGCCATGAACCTCAATGGCAGCGAAGCTGCCTACGCCATAGTCAGCTGGAAAAATGTAGAAATTGAGATTGATAATAACTGTCCGGTTACAGACAATAAAATCACAGAATCACTAGGTTTTATCCTCCTTGAGGGGTGCAGGCGAAAAGACGAGAGTAACGCGGCAAAAACACAACGCCCTGGTCGGGGTGCTGACTTAGGCAACCTCGACTCTCTCAACATGGAAGATCTTGACCTGAATCTCTCCGTAGCTCCTTCTTCTCAATCACCAAAAACCAGCCCACCGTCGCAGCCATCAGCACCAGCAAATCCAGTTCTGGCGCAATTTATCAGCATGTTGAGTTCATTTCCGGAAATCATCAGCTGCACAATCAGCTCCAAAGACGGGAACGTTCTCCATCAGGCAGGAAAACAGGGAAACAACACGGCCAACTTTACTACCTACGTTGCCGTCGCAGCTGAACAGATAGAAATAGCCATCGGTGCATCCGGCAGACAGTATGCTATATTCACTCTACAGGACGACTCAAAACTGCTGGTACTCTGCGGTCAGGACGTCATTGTTGGTCTCAAGGTTGGCAGTTCTGCCTTCCCGGAAACCATCGCAACGGGATTACGTCCCGTACTGAGCAGAATCAGACTTTCAGCATAG
- a CDS encoding roadblock/LC7 domain-containing protein yields the protein MDSLLQEITVLPGVLGCFVLNSKQKIAGSKMPPIFKENSIQTIGNLIARTIQIGNMAQLEFKGIEIKYNESLLLVTPLAQNALLIIICEPGANKSLITMTTGMLAQDISEALANPMAHQAAIQQQKSATTPQPPKVAVDEAEIDADLAPILEQVKDALAMAIGPIAAPVMKDTIEIWAKQDAPSITTLPALAELLCKEINDDDLEREFMTEIKNITK from the coding sequence ATGGATTCATTGCTTCAGGAAATCACTGTACTCCCAGGCGTTCTCGGTTGTTTCGTCCTTAACAGTAAACAGAAAATTGCCGGCAGCAAAATGCCACCCATTTTCAAAGAAAACAGTATCCAGACCATCGGCAATCTCATTGCCCGAACCATCCAGATCGGTAACATGGCCCAACTCGAGTTCAAAGGAATTGAGATAAAATATAACGAATCTCTCCTTCTGGTTACCCCTTTAGCCCAAAATGCACTGCTGATTATTATTTGTGAACCGGGCGCAAACAAATCGCTTATCACCATGACCACGGGAATGTTGGCTCAGGATATTTCCGAGGCCCTGGCAAACCCCATGGCACACCAGGCAGCCATACAGCAACAAAAGTCAGCCACGACTCCACAACCCCCAAAAGTGGCGGTCGATGAAGCAGAAATTGATGCCGATCTTGCGCCCATACTTGAACAAGTGAAAGATGCTTTAGCCATGGCTATCGGCCCCATTGCAGCGCCGGTCATGAAAGACACTATTGAAATATGGGCAAAACAAGACGCCCCCTCCATCACAACCCTGCCGGCTCTTGCAGAACTCTTATGTAAAGAGATCAATGACGACGACCTGGAACGTGAATTTATGACCGAAATTAAAAATATCACAAAATAA
- a CDS encoding c-type heme family protein, producing the protein MSIRVRFIVVIGVLSLVASLALAYSSYKFSVKNAMEDAKTQGAIVFNMIDSSRLYFKHSQRPLVAELVEEDRFYPEIMSGFVMTRGVWEIFEKRFPGYKFKQATIDPLYLPNKADGDELKLIKMFGENKATKNSEGIMTKNGQRFYYFARPIAVTEGCLRCHGTPEEAPKDQVEIYGTETGYDWRKGEIVSTSIVYVPLQRAMTAAKKSATSLFVMGAAGIIVLMGVIWYFLSSGVVTPLAKLQRKTTQISLGKELDEDIGVSSKDEIGDLAKAIDRLRISTAKLLERCAGK; encoded by the coding sequence ATGAGTATCAGAGTCCGTTTTATCGTAGTTATTGGAGTTCTCAGTCTGGTGGCAAGCCTGGCACTTGCTTATTCGAGCTATAAATTTAGTGTTAAGAATGCCATGGAGGATGCTAAAACGCAGGGCGCTATTGTCTTCAACATGATTGACTCTTCAAGGCTCTATTTTAAACATTCCCAGCGGCCACTGGTTGCTGAGCTTGTTGAGGAGGATCGTTTTTATCCTGAGATTATGTCGGGTTTTGTTATGACCCGAGGTGTTTGGGAGATTTTTGAGAAGCGCTTTCCAGGTTACAAATTTAAGCAGGCCACAATTGATCCTCTGTATCTGCCAAATAAAGCCGATGGTGATGAGTTGAAGCTTATTAAGATGTTTGGTGAGAATAAGGCGACTAAAAATAGTGAGGGAATTATGACCAAGAACGGTCAGCGTTTCTATTATTTTGCCAGGCCAATTGCCGTTACTGAAGGATGCTTGCGTTGCCACGGTACTCCGGAGGAGGCTCCCAAGGATCAGGTCGAAATTTATGGAACAGAAACTGGTTATGACTGGCGCAAGGGGGAGATAGTCTCCACCAGCATCGTTTATGTTCCTCTGCAAAGGGCTATGACTGCTGCAAAAAAATCAGCCACCAGCCTTTTTGTCATGGGTGCAGCAGGAATCATTGTGCTGATGGGTGTGATCTGGTACTTTTTGAGCAGTGGTGTCGTTACACCTCTTGCTAAACTTCAGCGCAAGACGACTCAGATCAGTCTCGGAAAGGAACTTGATGAAGATATTGGTGTGAGTAGCAAGGATGAAATTGGTGATCTGGCAAAAGCCATTGATAGGTTGCGGATAAGCACCGCTAAACTTCTGGAGCGCTGTGCAGGAAAATAG
- a CDS encoding 3-phosphoglycerate dehydrogenase family protein translates to MTSFRIKTINAIAPEGLELLGDEYAVDPDDSNPHGIVVRSSQVDVDDYPELLALARAGAGVNNITVDKATEKGICIFNTPGANANAVVDLVFPMIGIWLRNIYQGIAFCKSLAEIPPDQVSGEVESRKAAFRGVEIAGKTLGVIGLGQIGVRLANGGIQRFMKVYGFDPFPSLDNIHNLLPEVTVTRAMRDTLAQADIVSLHLPVNEKTKGMVNADFISKMKPGAILVNYARGPIVDEDAVLAALDSGQLEAFISDFPTPAVIRHPKTLTTPHLGASTAESEGNCSRMAVRELSAYLHYGNITHSVNFPNIESIPSSTVHTRLIIINNDVPGLIGFITNTLGNHGVNIVSFKNESNGRVGYNIIDLESALDAKILAELTANKDVIRTREITFS, encoded by the coding sequence ATGACCTCGTTTCGAATTAAAACTATTAATGCCATAGCTCCAGAAGGCCTGGAACTTCTCGGCGATGAATATGCCGTTGACCCCGATGATAGCAATCCCCATGGAATTGTTGTACGAAGTTCCCAGGTGGATGTTGATGATTATCCGGAGCTGCTTGCACTGGCAAGGGCCGGTGCCGGAGTCAATAATATTACCGTGGATAAAGCAACTGAAAAAGGAATCTGTATTTTTAATACTCCGGGTGCGAATGCCAATGCCGTTGTTGATCTGGTTTTTCCCATGATCGGAATCTGGCTGCGTAATATTTATCAGGGGATTGCCTTTTGCAAGTCACTGGCTGAGATCCCACCTGACCAGGTTAGCGGTGAGGTCGAAAGCCGCAAGGCTGCTTTTCGTGGTGTTGAGATTGCCGGGAAAACACTTGGGGTTATCGGGCTTGGCCAGATTGGAGTAAGACTGGCCAATGGCGGAATTCAACGTTTTATGAAGGTATATGGATTTGACCCTTTTCCAAGTCTTGACAATATTCACAATCTCCTCCCCGAGGTAACGGTTACCCGTGCCATGCGCGATACTCTTGCTCAGGCAGACATTGTGAGCCTCCACTTGCCGGTTAACGAAAAAACTAAGGGTATGGTGAATGCAGATTTTATCTCAAAAATGAAACCTGGTGCGATTTTGGTGAATTATGCAAGGGGCCCTATTGTTGATGAAGATGCTGTTCTTGCCGCTCTGGATTCAGGACAGCTTGAGGCCTTTATTTCTGACTTTCCGACACCGGCTGTAATCAGGCACCCCAAAACGTTGACCACTCCCCACCTTGGTGCATCAACAGCAGAGTCCGAAGGAAACTGTTCCCGAATGGCTGTAAGGGAACTGTCGGCTTATCTGCATTATGGGAATATTACCCATAGTGTTAACTTCCCTAATATTGAGTCGATTCCGTCATCAACTGTTCATACCCGTCTCATTATCATTAATAATGATGTGCCTGGACTGATCGGTTTTATAACGAATACTCTTGGAAATCATGGAGTAAATATCGTAAGCTTTAAAAATGAGTCTAACGGCAGGGTCGGTTATAATATAATTGATCTTGAATCAGCGCTTGATGCAAAGATTCTTGCTGAACTCACCGCCAATAAGGATGTGATTAGAACCCGTGAGATTACCTTTTCCTGA
- a CDS encoding B12-binding domain-containing radical SAM protein, giving the protein MYIKLVAINGRFTHSSLALFHVRNELETHCPNISTEIFQLTIRDPRYEVLLRLSKDTPDAIFFSAAVWNSDCVEELITDLHALLPSCQLVVGGPQAAVVGANVKSGSCTVVRGAIEAVQEEFYRDLQATALQRQYGRSFFHLKEKHEKFVSPYRDEDFAIHLKNRNVYYESSRGCPFSCSYCLSSAENGTVHKDLLQIRRELDQIMSYDTKVLRFVDRTFNDRPDRALAIWKLVLEYDSETLFHFEIAPDRISEEMFAYLATVPPGRFQFEIGIQSTHEPTLAAINRRIDPKVAHDTVSRLAVMGTVHLHADLILGLPHESRSSYLKSFADIFAMGPHYIQMGLLKLLPDTAISGQAADFFYRSCAKPPYSVLANQWMDAETLQELYWFSECVEKFCNNRFFPSLWYYFRKQKMDVASFLCFSSKLPKQKDCLSLLQPRIFYVLSWLKL; this is encoded by the coding sequence ATGTATATAAAACTTGTAGCCATTAACGGTCGCTTTACCCATTCGAGCCTGGCCCTGTTTCATGTTCGCAATGAACTTGAAACGCACTGTCCGAATATTTCCACTGAAATTTTCCAGCTTACTATTCGCGATCCACGTTATGAAGTACTCCTGCGCCTCAGCAAAGACACCCCTGATGCCATTTTCTTTTCAGCAGCAGTATGGAATTCTGATTGTGTTGAAGAGCTGATTACCGATTTACATGCGTTATTGCCTTCGTGTCAGCTGGTTGTAGGAGGCCCTCAGGCAGCTGTGGTGGGGGCGAATGTCAAAAGTGGCAGTTGCACCGTTGTGCGCGGAGCAATTGAGGCAGTACAGGAGGAATTTTACCGTGATTTGCAGGCAACAGCTTTGCAGCGGCAGTATGGGCGTTCTTTCTTCCACCTTAAAGAGAAGCATGAAAAATTTGTTTCGCCCTACCGGGATGAAGATTTTGCCATTCACCTGAAAAATCGTAATGTTTATTACGAGAGTTCCCGTGGCTGTCCTTTTTCCTGTTCTTACTGCCTGTCCTCTGCTGAAAATGGAACGGTTCACAAAGATCTTCTCCAGATACGGCGGGAACTCGACCAGATCATGTCGTATGACACTAAAGTACTGCGCTTTGTGGATAGAACATTTAACGATCGGCCAGACAGGGCACTGGCAATATGGAAGCTTGTGCTCGAGTATGACTCGGAGACACTTTTTCATTTCGAAATCGCCCCGGATCGAATCAGTGAAGAGATGTTTGCCTATCTGGCAACGGTTCCACCAGGGCGTTTTCAGTTTGAAATCGGTATTCAGTCCACCCATGAACCAACTCTTGCGGCTATAAATCGCAGGATCGACCCCAAAGTTGCTCACGACACAGTGTCACGCCTTGCTGTAATGGGTACTGTTCATCTGCACGCGGATTTGATTCTTGGTCTTCCCCATGAGAGCAGGAGCAGCTATCTCAAATCATTTGCTGATATCTTTGCGATGGGGCCACATTATATTCAAATGGGCTTGCTGAAACTTTTGCCGGATACTGCCATTAGCGGTCAAGCAGCCGACTTTTTCTATCGATCCTGTGCCAAACCACCCTACAGTGTCCTGGCGAATCAATGGATGGATGCTGAGACCCTCCAGGAGCTTTACTGGTTTTCCGAGTGTGTGGAGAAATTCTGTAATAATAGATTCTTCCCGTCCTTATGGTACTATTTTCGTAAACAAAAGATGGATGTTGCTTCTTTTTTATGCTTCTCCTCGAAATTGCCCAAGCAGAAAGATTGTTTGAGCTTGCTGCAACCCAGGATCTTTTATGTTCTCTCTTGGTTAAAGCTTTGA